In a genomic window of Halobiforma lacisalsi AJ5:
- a CDS encoding alpha/beta hydrolase, producing MTRDDTLAGVQSRTIETDRLETHVLESGGASADGDGNGSEPRDAGDEPVVFLHGNVSSSRFFEDVLADLPNRYYAVAPDLRGYGDTETKPVDATNGLGDFEADLRALLPELDLEPPVTLVGWSNGGGVAMRYAIDNPEAVRRLVLVNPLSPYGFGGTKDLEGTPCFDDYAGSGGGIGNDEFVAGLADRDRGEEGEASPRKILRTYYVDPTHEFDEEREESYLTGMLDTATGEANYPGSAVQSDNWPGVAPGETGVNNAISPKYCDLSTITEIDPEEKPPVLWIRGDSDQIVSNESLFDLGTLGRMGQIPDWPGEDVFPPQPMVDQTRAVLEEYADAGGEFEEVVFDNTGHAPHVEVPTEFMSELEGKLE from the coding sequence ATGACTCGAGACGACACCCTCGCCGGCGTCCAGTCGCGGACGATCGAGACCGACCGACTCGAGACGCACGTCCTCGAGTCGGGAGGGGCGAGCGCGGACGGTGACGGAAACGGAAGCGAACCCCGAGACGCCGGCGACGAACCGGTCGTCTTCCTGCACGGCAACGTCTCTTCCTCCCGCTTTTTCGAGGACGTGCTGGCCGACCTGCCGAACCGCTACTACGCCGTCGCACCAGACCTGCGCGGCTACGGCGACACCGAGACGAAACCGGTCGACGCGACGAACGGGCTAGGAGACTTCGAGGCCGACCTGCGGGCGCTGTTGCCGGAACTCGACCTCGAACCCCCGGTGACGCTCGTCGGCTGGTCGAACGGCGGCGGGGTCGCGATGCGGTACGCGATCGACAACCCCGAGGCGGTCCGACGGCTCGTCCTCGTCAACCCGCTGTCGCCGTACGGGTTCGGCGGCACGAAGGATCTCGAGGGGACGCCCTGTTTCGACGACTACGCGGGCTCGGGTGGGGGGATCGGCAACGACGAGTTCGTGGCCGGCCTCGCGGACCGCGACCGCGGGGAGGAAGGCGAGGCCAGCCCGCGGAAGATCCTCCGGACGTACTACGTCGACCCGACCCACGAGTTCGACGAGGAACGCGAGGAGTCGTACCTGACGGGGATGCTCGACACGGCCACCGGTGAGGCGAACTACCCGGGATCGGCCGTTCAGAGCGACAACTGGCCGGGGGTTGCCCCCGGCGAGACGGGCGTGAACAACGCGATCTCGCCGAAGTACTGCGACCTCTCGACGATCACGGAGATCGATCCCGAGGAGAAACCGCCCGTGCTGTGGATCCGCGGCGACTCGGACCAGATCGTCTCCAACGAGTCGCTGTTCGACCTCGGAACGCTCGGTCGGATGGGACAGATCCCCGACTGGCCCGGCGAGGACGTCTTCCCGCCACAGCCGATGGTCGACCAGACCCGCGCGGTCCTCGAGGAGTACGCGGACGCCGGCGGTGAGTTCGAGGAGGTCGTCTTCGACAACACCGGCCACGCTCCGCACGTCGAGGTCCCCACCGAGTTCATGAGCGAACTCGAGGGAAAACTCGAGTGA